In Amblyomma americanum isolate KBUSLIRL-KWMA chromosome 8, ASM5285725v1, whole genome shotgun sequence, the DNA window GCTTGATAACCAGCTCGGTTAAGGTGTTGAGGAATGCgaaggagggttgggtcgttggccggtattctgattccgagggactccaggatataccggcctgtggagatTTGTGCAAGCTTGATGTACGGGGCCTGTTCCACAGTAAGCAACCTCCGGTATCGCACTCCGAGGTCGCCAACTGGCCTTCCACGGTAACTGTACTCcgtccacggtaaccaccctccagatAGTTCCCACAGTAAGTAGCTTCCGGTTCCACGTCTCCCTTGTTTTCAATATAGATGTGGAAGATTTTGAgaaaagtttatttttatttatttacaacgtAGTGCAGGCTAAgcgcccaagcaggagtggcatACAGGTatataaaatgcaaaaaagcATGAAAGTACAATGTTCAAAACACACCACATTTGGTAGGACAGCGGAagcggttcgcgccgcccagccccgcaaacgcagctaacatagctgctcctgagagccccagaagcgacgccagtccctcgcccgtcgcctcggaaggtacataccagatgctgcgaaacctgaatgcgcagcaacgacagatcctcctgcagcagatcaacctggtgtgggaacgcggggagctaccggagaattggcgaaccgcggtcgtttgtcccaatCGAAAGGCAAGGCGCCcgcctacggagctgagcggataccggccagtggcattaacatcggcggcaggtaagctcatggagcatatggcgttacagcgtctgaacgagcgggctgcggaggctgatttgtttgatgagcggcagacgggtttccgtgggatgcggtgcacggctgattctatatcggacgttgttacagcgctggagcatgccagggcggcaggccaggttgcgctgctgctactactggacgtctcgggcgcttttgacaacgttcaccgcgcaccaatccTCGCGGTGCATGCTTGAGGGGGCcagtgtgagcgggcgccttttgcgatacgttcatggttTCCTGAGGGgacgcaccatgcgcgtacgagtagggggtaagctctccaagcctcgcccggtggacatgggcgtgccgcagggctctgtcctatcactaTTTCTGTTTAATGTAGCCATGTCGGTAGCCAAGGCCTCACACCGAGTCCCAGTAGAAACAACGAGCTTGTAGTAATGTTTGAAAGCTTAATGTTGTATTTAGTATCGCTTGTTATAATTAAACACTAGGAACAGAATCTAGCGATCGTACTGTGGACAGCGACGTAATAAACTACCGAAAAGCAGTTTCTTATCCATACTGACTAGTTAACCATATGTGTACTCCCGTTGAAAAGCAACACTTGCCCTCAACATGCATATGCGGCCCAAAACGTTCGCATAAACTTAACAATCGTTTAGGTTACGCTTCCTGTGCTCTGTAAAGCACCACAGCTGATGCGCATATATTGAGATATTCAGACATGTTTCAGATCATCACCTCATCCCAACTACACTCCCCTGTGTCGTGATCTGGTAATGACCCCAGCGTCCATTCTGTAATCACCTGCGAAACTGAGGCGCCTATGGCAGAACTAAGGCGGTGCTCGATACACGGCCTTCGGGCTGTTAGTGCGCGAGGGTCTCAAACTAAGATCTTGGTTGCAGGGCTATCATGGGAAGAGGCTCAGAAGCGGTGTTCCGACGGAGTGCAACCTGCGTGTCATAACGCGGTGGACTCGGTCACCGTGTCCGGACCAGCCCAGGCCGTAGCCAAGCTGATCGAAGAGCTCACAGCTGAGAACGTGTTCGCCCGGAAGGTGGACAGCATGGGCGTGGCTTTCCACAGCAAGCTGATAAGCAGCGTGGCGCCGTCTTTAAGAGAAGAGTACAAAAAGGTGAAAAACAAACTCTCACATCAGCGCTTTATCTTTACGTATTATACAACGCCGTACACACGCACGTGCTCCTTCTTAACTTATTTCTTACGTTTCCACGCTGCTTCATCTTAGAGAAGACTGTTGTCGCCAACGAACTCGACCTTTCACCTTGATGCAGGTAAAACTTCAGCAAGGTGAACATTAGTTGGGCCTGTATCTTACTTCACGAATGCCTTTATTCAATCAGCGATCTTCTCAAAATCCTTCGACTATAGGCAAATTCTAGAAGACATTATTGTCGATAAGAGTGCGAGATTTCATTGCTTTCATTTACCAAGTTCTCCCAGAGCCATTGCACCAGTAACGCATTACTAAAGCATACACCTAGTATGGAGCAGGTACTGGTTGCATTATCTGTAGCGGTAACAAAATATAACCAAAAAAGCATTGAGTTTGTTGTTTTGTAACTCGGCCAGGGCTGGTAACGGTTCCCTGTGGGCAATCCCGTTTGCCAATATCTTACAAGTCATCACAAACCTCACTCCGCcgtcgcgttggctcagtggttatggcgctgggctactgacTCGAGAGATGcggatttgatcccggccgcggtgatcgaatttcgatggaggcgaaattctagaggctcgtgtactgtgcgatgtcagtgcacgttcaagaaccccaggtggtcgaaattcccggagcccttcactgcggcgtccctcatagctcctagtcacttttggacgttaaaccttcataaactaAAGCAAACAAACCTCAATCATGAGTCACGGCAATTACTGCCGCCTGGTGAGGATGAAATTTGGCAACTGGGATGGAGCACGTGACCACCATCTTCTGCACATGCCATAGCTtaagtagatgaagcgcacaactTGCCCTGGAACGTGTTCTACTGCGCATGCCATGTTGTGCCAAAaacaattccggagccctccactacggcacctctttcttcctttcttctttcactccctcctttataccttcccttacggcgcggttcaggtgtccaacgacatatgagacagatactgcgccatttcctttccccaaaaaccgattttattattattattagttaaaACTATTGATATATCTTGCACGCTTGTAACTTCTGGAGAAAATCACTCCTCTAAATCTCTGCCACATGGAAGTGCATAAGATCAAAGTACCATGAATCATTTAGCAAAAACGACAACCATGGCTTCTGAGTTAAGAGGTTAATACAGTTATGTTCAAACGCATAAAAACAGTTGATGCCATGTTCAGAAGCGTGAAGAGTTCTTGGGCATGTACGCAAGCGCAGTCAGGCGCAGAAGCTTCCTGAATGCGGGCAATCAGTGAAGTAATCAGGTGGTATTGCCGATAACCTCAGAAGCATGTGATTATCGGCACCTACACTTAGTGCACAATGCTTGCTTAACCATGCCACAGGTGCTTCCAGAAGCTAAGCCTCGCACCAAGCGTTGGGTGAGTTCGTCGGTTCCAGAGAGTCGCTGGAACGAGGCCGCCGTCAACCAGTGCTCATCCGACTACTTCGTCAACAACTTCCTGAATCCAGTGCTCTTCTGCGAGGCCCTGCGGCATGTGCCACCGGACGCCATCGTGGTGGAGATTGCGCCCCATTGTCTGCTGCAAGTAGTGTTCGCCTTAATCATAGTAGGCGCTTAGTCATTCTTTAATGATCGGACAGGTTTTGTGAATCTAGCAGTTGTGTACCGTGGAGTTGCCTTGAATATACCTAACATTGTTCTAACTGCATACATAGTTATGTGTAATCATTAGAGGATATTATCCAGCGATTCCTGCTGATCAAATTCGTTGGCTCGTGTGTGATGATTTCTTGGACACTTCTAACTCCTCTGATTGCTAAATTTTTCTTTACGATTGGCAAATAACTACTAGTATAGAAGCAATTTTTGTTGGAATTGGTTTGATGTTCCATAAAACTTTGATGACGCTGGACGCCGTGACTTGTAAAAGAGTGTTGCGCATCTAAATTTCGTGGAACGCTTAAATTTGTGGTTTAAATTAGGCTTTCGTTGTTCTGAATTGTTATGCACATTGAAAGCATCGGACGAATTTCTTGTTATTCACGTAACTGACAAAGTCATGTTTTCTCAAAGTAGaagactggccgagttggtatgtactcatactgaaaaaTCAGCGCACACTATACAGCGacgaagcgctcgtgttgtcgtttcctttcttcgtccttgtattgtgtgcgctgtttttttcagtATCATGTTTTCTGTTTTACAAAGTTGCAAGAACGCTTTCTCAGGCCCGTGAAAAGACGAACGCATGTTctggtcattttttttcaatGACCTTCAGCAAGATTTCGGCTTTATTACGAGCACAAAAACCTCAGTTCGCATGGCTCTCAGCCACATTTTTACCGAAACTCTGCTGCCGCGGGACGGAATTGTATAGGCGGCTCAGTTTGTAAAGAAGTGCCATGGAAATCTACCAGTTTACCTGATGATGTCATTCTTCACTGCGATTATGAACCCGAAAATCGTCAGTCTACGAAATAATTTCATGCGTGATCTGCACTTGACCACCCTTCAAATGCGGCATTTCAAGTGTAATAGATAATTTTTCATCTTCGATCCGCTTTGCTAACATACATACGGCAACGGTACAAATGACAAgaggccgaggttgagcagcacTGAAACTGGCCGGGGGATGTCAAAAATCTTCAGGACGGCAGCCCCTGTGGCTTATTCCATACTTTATGTAGATTTTCTTACGGTTGTGAGCACTGAACTCACACAAAATAAGTCAATTCAAGTTTCTGATTACTTTCCAACTTTAGTTGACTAGTTCGAGGTTATTTGCAAGGCGTTTTGAACGCGTTGCGTTGAAAATAGAAAGCGACTACTGTGGCAATGACTATTGcaatcctttcttttttctttcctacgATCGGTCAGCCACCGCTCAGATAGCAGAGTCGATGACTGAGTTATTCGTATCCACGAGCCGTGATGTTACAAATGCCAGTAACCGAATACAGAAAGGTAAAAGATCGATCCCAGAAAACGATCCTTAGAAAATGCGGCCGCCACAGCTGTGTACCTCTTTTCTTGAGTCATTTTTTGCTATCTGTCGTCTATAGCTCGCGCCTTTTGTTGCCGAAACTGGCGTCAGGCATCGCTGCCAGGCTATTCGTCGTGACGTCACAAAGGTAAGCAAAATTAACAAAGGAGAAGACGCGCACCCCGAAAAGAACTGCGGAAAATACGATCCTACAGTCCGTGATGTCATTTTACCCGGTTCATTATTTCGCAGTTCTGTGTTGGTCACCCATGCTTTGGATAGCGGAAACCAATGACGGTAGGCTCTTAGTCTTGTCTTTAGGGTGACGTGTACCAAGTAATCGCGGCACAAGCATTGTTGATAGCATTATTCATTGAAGATTATATTGCTTCTCACGGCCTTTATTTGGACTGCCACCCTGTCTATGTCTACAGTCTGTCCTAGGACGCGGTACAGGCGCTCGGGCCAGTGTCGTGGGCCTCATGAAACGCAACGTGGACAACCTGTCCTTCTTCCTGAGCTCCCTGGGAAAGCTGCACACCCTGGGCGTTCAGATGGACCTTTCACCACTGTACCCACCGGTTCCTTGGCCCGTGCCCCGGGGCACTCCAAGCATCGGCCATCTGGTAGCCTGGGACCATTCACAGCGCTGGGGCGTCGTCGGATGGAAGGACTGCATTACCTTGCCGGAGGGACGCGACCTCTTTGTGGGTATTGCCGAACCGCAAGTAGAACTCTGGGCTCGTCTAACAGAGCGACtacaaacacgtacaagcgcacaaagaCACGAAGTaggagactgagacaccacgggcGCTTGCTTCcaactgaaaactttattgacagaaacacacattaaatcgaccttgctgcatgacgtcatctgACCGCGCTACCGACCTCAGTTGGCCACActcagaaaattaatttctttggctgtcagtgcaccagatggtgcgctgacgcatgacacacccactttcctaatcagatctttttgtacgcttgtacgtgtttgcaatgcaccaactcgcccaacagtccgtgctccagAGCGAGTAGTCTTCTTAAGTTTTGAATGCAAGATTATCGTCCACCGCGTTGATTCCGATATGCTGCTGATAAGTGATAAGCGCAGCGCAATAAGCAAAAAATAAGAAGCAAATGTAttttaaaaagaaaacagctaatatatatatatgtatatatatgtatatatatatatatatatatatatatatatatatatatatatatatatatatatatatatatatatatatatatatatcgctatttTGCCTGAAACTAATTTTACTTCTGTATACAAAAGtattccttctcttttttttttacttatgagGAATCACTTGCGCTCAAGCTCTTCATGCCGTTGTGTGTTCCTGGCTACCCCCTATTCACGTGGTTGTAGCTACCCTAAATGTGTTGCCAAGAGCATGCATCTTCCACGGACAACCACACAGGGGTTTTTCGACCAAACCTCTATTTCTGCCTTCTCACGCAATCCCAAAACCAGGAAGCCTATTCAATGTGATCAGGTGCACGGGGTGCGTGTGGAAGTGGCTTATTTCGTTAAACAAAGAAAGTGTACgaattgtagaaaaaaaaataaaagaacaaagaaagcgCATGCAGAAAAGTAGAGAACAAACTGGGTAACAAGTCGAAGTCACTAAGAGATTCCTGCAGCGTCATTTTCCCTcgagaaatgtttttcttttttgtacctGGACGACTTAAACTCTGCAGGCAATCCTAAGCtgtctgcttaggtgcagtaatgcgaaaacatttctcttactgctgccgattATGTTGCTGCGTGTTCGTTTCTTTATGGCTTTGCCGTTTGTAAGTCGCGTGTTCGCCCTAACCCCAGTTATACCGCATCCGAAGACGTGGGTCCAGTTGCTAGAGCGTCTAGTAAGGTTATCAAAGCAGTAATTAATTTATTCATTAATGTTTTATTCAATTCGACTTAATTATCGATGAATGTGTGAAGTGATTCAATAATTGAATGAATCGAAACCATTACGTCAATTCGTTTGTTGGTGGCTTAATAGACTATGATTAACACGaatcgttatttatttatttcagccaTTAAATAATTCATCAATTAGATTAAACTGTCAATTATTTGTCAACAAATTGAATAAGTCAACAAATAATAACCACCAAATGGTATATTAAATGGGTAATTAATTATTTCCCTCAATTAATTAATACTCAATAAACCGTTTTGGTGCTTTATATATTCGTTCATGCTATTACATAATTATTTATCGAACTGTTCTATTAACTCTCTCTATAATGGATGATTGACAGTTCACCACACTCAACAGGttctgtacacgccactcatgagacaagaaatgcttccgcattaaaaggcttttttttttctttttcaagcgatgtttattgcctcagggcatagaggttatgaaatgagagatgaggaagatgcttaaataaatgaaaaaaggtgggatGATCTAATGAAAaacaagtagtgaacgatgatatggaccctgtgtccaggcaatataggaatccggattgtccggcgagagacccaccgccaccaggtgccgaattctcgtcggcttcagcgccgggcaaacccacaacaggtggtggatatccgcctcacagtgtAAAAGTCTTTTCTTTAtgactgcaagtacatgcttctGCTTTATTTCAGAGTGAAACTGCCATTCGTAATGATGTCCAAGAGGTAGACGAAGACTCCACGTCTGAAAATAACCCCGAGGAAGCGCTTCTCCATTCCGTGGCACGAATATTTGGTAAGTACCAGCTTTTTCAGAGTATTCTTAGCTCCATCCTCAGCTTTTCGCTCTGTAGTCGGAGTGGGCAGCGCCGTCCACAGCGGGCATTGCAAGACGGTGATGAATACGAAGCACCAGGCGTTCTTCATTGCCGATCGTCCGCGAACTTATCCTTAACCACCCTCAACCACCAATGTCACGTAAACTGAGTTGCCCAATTTTTTAGGTCATCCTATGTTTGCCGCATGAAATTTGCAATACAAGTAggcaccgcctggttatggcctgGTTATGGTTATGGCGGATCCTGCCTAATCTGCCCTAGCTGCTCTGTGTGCTTGTGGTCTGTGCAAGATCAGTGTATCTCCTATACAAATTGAGTAATGTTTACAATGCATTAGATCTTACCTCGTTCCTCAGTCGTTGCGCCGTCAGCGTCGACCTTATGACGGCTAGAATAGCCCAGAACTGAACATCATACGAAATAAAAGCCCGATAGATGTGAAATGAGAAAAGTGGGCGCCGAGCGACCGCCAGAGAGGCTTGGAAACCAATCTACACTTggtagaaaacaaaataaaacagacGGGATAAATAATTGGCAAGCTCCTCGTGTAGGTATCGAACGCGCCAGACTCAGCGCTGCTTTGGTAGTGTAGAAGCACTAGGCATTGTTATTTAATTAATCGATCCTATAAAACGTCCTACCGCAAGCAGGGACAAACCACGACAAAGTATGGGTGCCGTCTTTCTAGTGGCCTCTCCCTATTTGCGCTAAACCTTTTAAAAGATCAATATGCACCAACCGGCCCAAGAAGAAAAATGAATGAGGATTATTTCGCTAAAGCTAGAAAATGCGGCTACTCGCAGTTAATTCTGTAGGCATTAATGTTCGGGTCAATGCTCTCTAACCACTTACTCTTATGCTAATCTTCCCTGTTCTACCCTCGCAGTGGTGTTCTTTATTACAGCAAAGCAAAATTCAATGCAGCATTCACTGTGCAAAGTACTTAGTGTTAAAACAAGAAAACTGCCTCGCTTTAATTGTTTTAGAAAAATGGGGCCGGAAAGCAAAAAATTCTCTAAAGCGTCGACTGCAGGACAGGCATCTTCTAATCCCTTTCTGTTAAATGGAATGCAGTTTACAGCACATGAGATTTTTTGTTGTGTCTTAGCTGAAGCCTCAGTTTGCAGCATTTAATAAATTACTGTTTTTCGTTGACGTACCGCAGGCTTCGAGGACCCGTCGTCGATAAACCCTACCATCAGTCTCGTGGACCTTGGCATGGACTCCGGGATGGGCGTCGAAGTTTTGCACGCGATCGAGCGATTCTGTGGAGTCGTGCTGTGCATGCAGGAGGTTCAGCGATGCACTTTTAACGCGTTGCTAGAGATCAGTGGCCGCACCGGTACCCGCCAGGCAGCCTGAAAAGACAGGGAACAAGTTTAGGTTCCACGAATATCGCCACGCACCCTGCCTTCCTTGAAATAACTCTCATCAATTCTTGTGACGTTTGCTGAGAGTGCGGTGATGAGGGCATCGGAGAACTGGAGTTTTTTTATTGCTAATGCACACCATTGTTACATCTCACATGCAATAAAGGCGGCCAATAAGCAGATTGTACGGTAACCACGTAGCCTCTGCTTTTTTTACGGCGGCGAATAAATAAGCGATTACTATGCATGGTTTCAAGGACGACAAAGGGCGGCCAGTCTCGTACGCTTTTCGGGGCACAGAAACACTTTATCATACTATGGTAGATCGTTAAACGCTCCTAGATGCCGTCACGATCTGAATACTTCGCAATGAACGCTTAATGGGTGATGAACAACCTAAGCATTGCTGTTTGACTGCATGATTGAATTCAGTCAGCAAACTCTTTACTCTCTTTACGTCCCCATAAAGATGTGAGCGTTATACACTGCTAGGTGCATGCACTGCCGGCAGCAGACATTTACGAGATGCATGCTCTCATAGAAACAAGTATTGTAAGCCTGCATCGCATCTCCGTGGCGGTAGAGCATATATGCTATGCAAGGCCCTTCATATCTTTAGGCATTGCAGACAGTTGGTTCACGTGACAGTTGTGCAATAATTTTTTCCTCCCGCTGTACCGGCACCATGTTTTCCCACTACTATCAGCGGGGGGTAGTAGCCAAGTGGCTTCAGCAGCTGTTGAAGCAGCTGTCTGCTACCGGAGTCTGCGAacgttcttttatttttcatgccGTATGCTGTTCAGGTCCTACAAAACCTGACTCTGTGGCTTACTGAAAATAAAAGTTTCAGTTTGAACAATGGCAAGGATGCCAAAAAAGGCACGGCCCCTACAATACCGCCACTAAGAACGTTTATTTCGATGCAGCCTTCGTTCGAATAGCTGCTTCTAATGAATTCCACGTGAAGTCGCACGTACCCGTCCAAGAATTATTCGTTGAAATTAAGAAGCATTCAAGCTGCGATGTCAGACCAGATTCTTTTTTAAGGCGACAACATTAAAACGGACGTTCTGAAGGAAAACCCATGCGCGTTGTACCACAAATTCAGGATCGGTCAACAGAATTTGTGGTACAACGCGCACGGGTTTTCCTTCAGAACGTCCATTTTAATGTTGTCGccttaaaaaaaaatcaggatcGGTCAACAGagtttactgatccggagttcccgggttcgaacccgaccgcggcggctgcgtttttatggaggaaaaacgctaaggcgcccgtgtgctgtgcgatgtcagtgcacgttaaaaatccccag includes these proteins:
- the LOC144101263 gene encoding fatty acid synthase-like; this encodes MAELRRCSIHGLRAVSARGSQTKILVAGLSWEEAQKRCSDGVQPACHNAVDSVTVSGPAQAVAKLIEELTAENVFARKVDSMGVAFHSKLISSVAPSLREEYKKVLPEAKPRTKRWVSSSVPESRWNEAAVNQCSSDYFVNNFLNPVLFCEALRHVPPDAIVVEIAPHCLLQSVLGRGTGARASVVGLMKRNVDNLSFFLSSLGKLHTLGVQMDLSPLYPPVPWPVPRGTPSIGHLVAWDHSQRWGVVGWKDCITLPEGRDLFSETAIRNDVQEVDEDSTSENNPEEALLHSVARIFGFEDPSSINPTISLVDLGMDSGMGVEVLHAIERFCGVVLCMQEVQRCTFNALLEISGRTGTRQAA